Proteins encoded in a region of the Euleptes europaea isolate rEulEur1 chromosome 3, rEulEur1.hap1, whole genome shotgun sequence genome:
- the FAM167B gene encoding protein FAM167B yields MSLVKFKELGEEEPNSEDEDLDSVKALTAKLKLQTRRPSYLEWKARVQSPSWRNSLKDGALQTLKEKQTREVEEEGPPTQEPLKTICGFPTIDEALEWLRVELREMKALDHRLARQLMGLRSQIHRLKVEQACHQHKEMLDDATFGLEDCEEDSDLLCNIPPKAAFLLSMPLKHIGVTRMNINSRRFSLC; encoded by the exons ATGTCCCTGGTGAAGTTCAAGGAGCTGGGAGAAGAGGAGCCCAATTCGGAGGACGAGGACCTGGACAGCGTCAAGGCCTTGACAGCCAAGCTGAAGTTGCAAACACGCCGCCCTTCCTACCTGGAGTGGAAGGCCCGGGTGCAGAGCCCGTCCTGGAGAAACAGCCTAAAGGATGGAGCCCTCCAAACCTTGAAAGAAAAGCAGACCAgagaggtggaggaggaagggCCCCCGACCCAGGAGCCACTGAAGACCATTTGTGGGTTCCCCACCATTGACGAAGCCCTGGAATGGCTTCGGGTGGAGCTG CGGGAGATGAAGGCTCTGGACCACCGGCTGGCCCGCCAGCTGATGGGCCTGCGTAGCCAGATTCACAGGCTGAAGGTGGAGCAGGCCTGCCACCAACACAAGGAGATGCTGGACGATGCCACTTTTGGGCTGGAGGACTGCGAAGAGGACTCCGACCTGCTGTGCAACATTCCACCCAAAGCGGCCTTCCTGCTCTCCATGCCCCTCAAACACATTGGGGTCACACGCATGAATATCAACTCACGCCGTTTCTCCCTTTGCTGA
- the EIF3I gene encoding eukaryotic translation initiation factor 3 subunit I isoform X1 yields MKPILLQGHERAVTQIKYNREGDLLFTVAKDPIVNVWYSVNGERMGTYNGHTGAVWCVDADWDTRHVLTGSADNSCRLWDCETGKQLALVETNSAVRTCGFDFGGNIIMFSTDKQMGYQCFVSFFDLRDSSQIENNEPYMKIPCSESKITSAVWGPLGEFIIVGHENGELNQFSGKSGEVLVNVKEHTKQINDIQTSRDMTMFVTASKDNTAKLFDSATLDHLKTFRTERPVNSAALSPIFDHVVLGGGQEAMDVTTTSTRIGKFEARFFHLGVEEEFGRVKGHFGPINSVAFHPDGKSYSSGGEDGYVRIHYFDPQYFEFEFEA; encoded by the exons ATG AAACCTATCCTGCTTCAGGGCCATGAGAGGGCCGTTACTCAGATCAAATATAACAGAGAAGGTGACCTGTtgttcacagtggccaaagaTCCG ATTGTCAACGTTTGGTACTCTGTCAACGGTGAGAGGATGGGCACATACAATGGACATACTGGAGCTGTCTGGTGTGTTGATGCTGACT GGGACACGAGGCATGTGCTGACCGGTTCTGCAGACAACAGCTGTCGTCTCTGGGACTGCGAAACAG GCAAGCAGCTGGCTCTGGTCGAGACCAACTCCGCCGTCCGAACGTGTGGCTTCGATTTCGGAGGGAACATCATCATGTTTTCCACGGACAAGCAAATGGGCTACCAGTGTTTTGTCAGCTTCTTTGACCTGCGGGACTCCAGCCAGATTG AGAACAACGAGCCTTACATGAAGATCCCCTGCAGCGAATCCAAAATCACCAGTGCTGTGTGGGGGCCTCTCGGGGAATTCATCATCGTGGGGCATGAAAACGGAGAGCTGAACCAGTTCAGTGGAAAG TCCGGGGAGGTTCTCGTGAACGTCAAGGAGCACACAAAACAGATCAATGACATCCAGACTTCCCGAGACATGACCATGTTCGTCACGGCTTCCAAGGACAACACGGCCAAG CTGTTTGACTCCGCAACGCTCGACCACCTGAAGACCTTCCGGACCGAGCGGCCTGTGAACTCAGCTGCGCTGTCCCCCATCTTTGATCAC GTGGTGTTAGGCGGTGGCCAGGAAGCCATGGATGTGACAACGACTTCCACCAGGATCGGCAAGTTTGAGGCCAG GTTCTTCCATTTGGGTGTTGAGGAAGAGTTTGGAAGAGTCAAGGGTCACTTCGGGCCCATTAACAGTGTCGCTTTCCATCCTGATGGAAAGAG CTACAGCAGCGGGGGTGAGGACGGCTATGTCCGGATCCATTATTTTGATCCCCAGTACTTTGAGTTTGAGTTCGAAGCTTGA
- the EIF3I gene encoding eukaryotic translation initiation factor 3 subunit I isoform X2 has product MKPILLQGHERAVTQIKYNREGDLLFTVAKDPIVNVWYSVNGERMGTYNGHTGAVWCVDADWDTRHVLTGSADNSCRLWDCETGKQLALVETNSAVRTCGFDFGGNIIMFSTDKQMGYQCFVSFFDLRDSSQIENNEPYMKIPCSESKITSAVWGPLGEFIIVGHENGELNQFSGKSGEVLVNVKEHTKQINDIQTSRDMTMFVTASKDNTAKLFDSATLDHLKTFRTERPVNSAALSPIFDHVVLGGGQEAMDVTTTSTRIGKFEARFFHLGVEEEFGRVKGHFGPINSVAFHPDGKSYSSGGEDGYVRIHYFDPQYFEFEFEA; this is encoded by the exons GAAACCTATCCTGCTTCAGGGCCATGAGAGGGCCGTTACTCAGATCAAATATAACAGAGAAGGTGACCTGTtgttcacagtggccaaagaTCCG ATTGTCAACGTTTGGTACTCTGTCAACGGTGAGAGGATGGGCACATACAATGGACATACTGGAGCTGTCTGGTGTGTTGATGCTGACT GGGACACGAGGCATGTGCTGACCGGTTCTGCAGACAACAGCTGTCGTCTCTGGGACTGCGAAACAG GCAAGCAGCTGGCTCTGGTCGAGACCAACTCCGCCGTCCGAACGTGTGGCTTCGATTTCGGAGGGAACATCATCATGTTTTCCACGGACAAGCAAATGGGCTACCAGTGTTTTGTCAGCTTCTTTGACCTGCGGGACTCCAGCCAGATTG AGAACAACGAGCCTTACATGAAGATCCCCTGCAGCGAATCCAAAATCACCAGTGCTGTGTGGGGGCCTCTCGGGGAATTCATCATCGTGGGGCATGAAAACGGAGAGCTGAACCAGTTCAGTGGAAAG TCCGGGGAGGTTCTCGTGAACGTCAAGGAGCACACAAAACAGATCAATGACATCCAGACTTCCCGAGACATGACCATGTTCGTCACGGCTTCCAAGGACAACACGGCCAAG CTGTTTGACTCCGCAACGCTCGACCACCTGAAGACCTTCCGGACCGAGCGGCCTGTGAACTCAGCTGCGCTGTCCCCCATCTTTGATCAC GTGGTGTTAGGCGGTGGCCAGGAAGCCATGGATGTGACAACGACTTCCACCAGGATCGGCAAGTTTGAGGCCAG GTTCTTCCATTTGGGTGTTGAGGAAGAGTTTGGAAGAGTCAAGGGTCACTTCGGGCCCATTAACAGTGTCGCTTTCCATCCTGATGGAAAGAG CTACAGCAGCGGGGGTGAGGACGGCTATGTCCGGATCCATTATTTTGATCCCCAGTACTTTGAGTTTGAGTTCGAAGCTTGA
- the LOC130475260 gene encoding myotubularin-related protein 9-like, whose protein sequence is MEFAELIKTAKVNNVVLSRPGLAPVKGTLCITSHHLLLSSQAGGNGEQSQMELWLLIRNVDAVEKRLANAAGTITLKCKDLKILHLEIPGMEECLNIASSIEALSSIESVMMTYPFFYRPQSMKLENGWQLYPLEKYYQQIASDTGNWRLSSVNEDFTVCPSYPPVVMVPAAVDDEALRKSACFRQGRRFPVLSYYHKKNGSVMLRSSQPLSGPNRKRCREDELLLGAVLEQGDRGFILDTRSAQAAKQAHMTGGGTEHRAAYPCWKRLHRPLERGRPLQESFTKLVEACLDPSNSMDRWLAKLEASKWLSHIKMALNTACLAAQCLEREEAYVLVHGYEGTDTTLLVTALAQVILDPDCRTLAGFQGLVEREWIQAGHPFSLRCARSACSHARLKQEAPVFLLFLDCVWQLGRQFPFSLEFSEHLLLTLFEHSYASPYGTFLCNNEQERKLCEVKEKTHALWAWLNSRDKYRNPLYARNPLVIWPSVEPQSVLLWQGLFLRWIRPSHYLDEAQAEIKKIAGNSQVHIEQSSRTPQEQIPAQTD, encoded by the exons ATGGAGTTCGCAGAGCTGATCAAGACCGCCAAGGTGAACAACGTGGTGCTCTCGAGGCCAGGACTCGCGCCAGTCAAAGGGACCCTGTgcatcaccagccaccacctcctTCTGTCGTCCCAGgcagggggaaacggggagcagaGCCAGATGGAACTCTGGCTGCTGATTCGCAATGTGGATGCTGTCGAGAAAAG GCTTGCCAATGCTGCTGGCACCATCACTCTCAAGTGCAAGGACCTGAAAATTCTGCACCTGGAGATCCCAGGCATGGAAGAATGCCTGAACATTGCCAGTTCCATTGAG gccctctcctccattgagTCCGTCATGATGACGTACCCCTTTTTCTACAGACCCCAAAGCATGAAGCTGGAAAATGGGTGGCAACTGTATCCACTTGAAAAATACTACCAGCAAATAGCCTCCGAT ACAGGCAACTGGAGGCTCTCTTCTGTCAACGAGGATTTTACTGTCTGCCCCAGTTACCCCCCAGTGGTTATGGTGCCAGCTGCAGTTGACGATGAAGCCCTGAGAAAGAGCGCCTGCTTCCGCCAGGGGAGACGGTTTCCTGTCCTGAGTTATTACCACAAGAAGAACGGGAGT GTGATGCTCCGCAGCAGCCAGCCTCTCTCCGGGCCCAACCGGAAGCGCTGCCGGGAGGACGAGCTGCTCTTGGGCGCTGTGCTGGAGCAAGGGGACCGCGGTTTCATCCTGGACACCCGCTCAGCACAGGCAGCCAAGCAGGCCCACATGACGGGTGGAGGCACAGAGCACAGGGCTGCCTACCCTTGCTGGAAGAGGCTGCACCGGCCCCTGGAGAG GGGCCGTCCCCTCCAGGAAAGCTTCACCAAGCTGGTGGAGGCGTGTCTTGACCCTTCCAACAGCATGGACCGCTGGCTGGCTAAGCTGGAAGCCTCTAAGTGGCTGTCTCACATCAAGATGGCTCTAAACACCGCCTGTCTTGCAGCACAGTGCCTGGAGAG AGAAGAGGCTTACGTTCTGGTGCATGGATACGAGGGGACGGACACCACTCTCCTGGTGACGGCGCTCGCCCAGGTCATCCTGGATCCCGACTGCAGAACTCTGGCTGGCTTCCAGGGGCTGGTGGAGCGGGAATGGATCCAG GCCGGCCACCCGTTCTCCCTCCGCTGCGCCCGCTCGGCCTGTTCCCACGCCCGCCTCAAGCAGGAGGCTCCCGTGTTCCTTCTCTTCCTGGACTGCGTCTGGCAACTCGGGCGCCAGTTCCCGTTCTCCCTGGAGTTCAGCGAGCACCTCCTGCTGACCCTCTTTGAACACAGCTACGCCTCACCCTATGGCACATTCCTCTGCAACAACGAGCAAGAAAG GAAGCTCTGTGAAGTGAAGGAGAAGACTCATGCTCTCTGGGCCTGGCTGAATAGCAGAGACAAATATAGGAATCCACTGTATGCACGCAACCCCCTGGTTATCTGGCCATCTGTGGAGCCCCAGAGTGTGCTGCTCTGGCAAG GCTTATTCCTCCGCTGGATCCGTCCATCCCACTATCTAGATGAAGCACaggcagaaataaaaaaaatagcaggAAACAGCCAAGTCCACATAGAACAATCGAGCAGGACACCGCAAGAGCAGATTCCAGCACAGACTGATTGA